The nucleotide sequence CTGTAGTTAGGATAAATTTAAGAATCACATCTGTTTTtacggcaaagagtcctgtggcatctataaactaacagacatattggagcataagctttcatgggtttttagcttttttttttttttttttttttttctttttagcttttCTTCACCTTGTGTCTCGTgtttctaaggccttgtctacatattAGTTTTCACCAATTTGAACAGGTGTAAACCCCTATGCAGATGTTCTTATTTCTGTTTAAAGtagcttatttcagtttattgtaataataataccttACTCACACATACTcttgtcatcagtagatcttaaagcactttacaaaggaaatcaGGATCATTATCTCCATgctacagatggggacactgaggcagagagccgtgatgtgtgacttgcccaagttcagacatcagcagagccaggaatagaacaaaGGTCTCTGGCATCTGAGTTAAGTGCTCTATCTGCTAGGTCAgggggcaaactatggcctgcgggtcacatctggcctgcgggaccgtcctgcccggcccctgagctcctggccggggaggctagtccctggcccctcccctgctgtattccctcccccgcagccatgctGCCGCACTAGCAGCGCGGTCCTGCAGCATAGAGCAGCAGTGTGTCTAGCGCTGGCCgggcggctgccagacatgctgctctgagcagcatggtaagggggtggggagttgggtaaggggcaggaggtcccggggggcagtcaggggccagggagcagttggatggggcagaggttctggcgGGGTAGGGGATGGGGAACAAAGGGGATTCccaggggggcggtcagggaaaaggagcgggggggggttggatgggtgggaggctctgaggggggtagtcagggggcaggaagtgggagggggcggatagggggtatggaccaggctgtttgaggaggcacagtcttccctacttggcccttgggccaaaaagtttgcccacccgcaTGCTAGGTCATAcctccttccatttagtttaaacctgTTTCTAATCCATTTAAGATAAACTAAATTAAGATGAGTTTAAATTGATATTCAGTGTCCACCCAGCCTTTTGCATTGGgttaaataaatcagtttaaaaatgcaCCTTAAGTTAAAACTGTGCATCTCTGTTGATAGGCAAGTTTAACTATACAGAGAAGGAATTAAGCAGTCAACATGTCTCCCCTTAAAAAGAGGCTATTGTAACATTATAGAGGGattggggaggcctcagctgtgAGAACTGTTGTCAGACATCATAGGGGTTATGTGATAGCAGTATTGTTCATTACATTTTCATTCTAAAGGCCACTTAACAAATTCCCTTTTGTATGGTAGGCTTTTGGATCTTAAAGTACAGCTGTGACAATGTGTTTAagatttttaaacacaaactcCATTATTTGTGTTTTTGTAACACAAGTTCTTTGAGTGATGGCCCCTATATGGATTCCACATGTGTGCCATGTGCCGGAACCGGAACTGCTTGTAGTAGTTTCTGTTGGCCGTGTGGTGTGTCCAAGGCTTTAAGAGACTGTGTGGGTCGACGCCGCTCCAGTTCCCCCTTACTGCTGCATGTCCAGAGTCGGAACCCATCATGCTCTTAGCCCACTCAGAAAATCTTGTCCGTTCCTTCTGAACTTCTGTAAATAGTTTTTCTAGTTGTATATAGTTATCTACCAGTTTTTAGTTAGTTAGGTCTCCCCGTTGGACTTTTTTCCCCTTGCAGGGCACTCCCCCATCCTGTGCTCCGTGCTTGCGTTCCTTCTCTGTGAGTGATGAGGATCAGCGCTGTCTCTATTGTCCCGGCGAAGCCCACGTCGTTACCTGCTGCTCAATCTGCTAGTCATTCCCGCCTCGAACTCAGAAAACTAGGGAACTTTGCCTCCACAAACACGTGATGGAGGAGACTGTGCCCACGGTGCAATCGGATCTGGCACTGTCAGATCTGTTGGAGCGGGCCCTTCCCATGCAGCACCAGTGAAATCGACACAACCGCTGCAGGCCTACAGGTGAACATAAGAAACATGGATATGGGCATAAGAGCGGCTTCCTAACTTGGACCACCTCTAAATGCTGCATTGCTTCCTCAATTCGTGCCAGGTCAGGTGAGAAGTCGCATGTCGACACGGCTGCTCTGCCTCCTAAGAAATCTCACACAGAGCATAAGTCCAAGCGCCGCCATGAActgccagagccccctccaaccatgGTACCTGGTCCATCGCCTTCATCTCCGGCACTGTCGACGTGGCCAGGGCCATCCGGACTTTCACGCCAGGATCCACGCACATCACAATGCTTGTCCTCACTGACGCCTATGTCAGAGCTCATGCTGCCGTATGCTGGCTCCCCTCGGCACTCCAGGTCTCCGGCCGCCTTGAGGCTTCCATCTCCAACAGATGAACCTCTCCTGTTGCAGCAGCACCCTGCGCTTCTCTGCCTCACACCGTCAGTACCGCCAGTGGCTGAACCTCTCCTGCTCCGAGCACCCTGTTCCACCCCATCTTGCGCCGACAGCACCAATGGCCCCGTCTCTGCTGGACCCATCCTCAGATTCAGAGTGGTCCTCTGAGCCGGACCCCACATTCTCCCCTGCATGCTCCTATAGCCCAGATCCTCAGTGCCAGCTGTCCCCACAGGTGTATGGCCCTTCCACCGAGGCATGGTTTCGTTACCCCTGGGGGTCACCGATGCCCAGTGACCCGTATGCCTGGCCCTACTGGCCTGTTTGGGATCCTTACCAGAACAGCGGGGTACCTTTGCTGCCACATCACCAGCCTACCCTGCCTGCACCGCCTCTGCTTCCGTCTACGACAAACCCCTCAGCATTGCTGGTCCTTACCGGAGCCTCCTCGTCAGCAGACGACGTGCTCAtcctgccttccttcccccacgACGACCATAGtcagtgtgatgggttggatcacagaaacccccgttgggaactgccacctgatgtgctgagactacctctgaacccgttttccctggcagcttcggacttcagtgccctgcctggttgtgccagatacactagcctgctgcaaacccagacccaggtctgaaccatgtctcccaaaagctgcaggcttaactgaaaacagcttaagaagtgttcctgtctccaacacccaggtacccagctcccaatgtggtccaacccccaaataaatccattttagcctgtataaagcttatacagggtataTGCATCAATaatttgccctctataacactgatagagagaaatgcacagctgtttcccgccccccccaggtattaatatatgctctggattaattaataagtaaaaagtgattttagtaaatataaaaagtaggatttaagtggttccaagtagtaacagacagaacaaagtgaattaccaagcaaaataaaataaaacacgcaagtctaagcctaatacagtaagaaaactgaatacagataaagtctcaccctcagagatgtttcagtaagcttctatcacagactggacgccttcctagtctgggcccaatcctttcccctggcatagcccttgttccagctcaggtggtagatGGGGGATTTCTCAGGACttcagcctcctttgttctgttccactcccttatatatcttttgcacaaggtgggaatcctttgtccctctctgggttcccacccctccttctaaatggaaaaggacCACGTTAAAGACggatgatcacatgtcactgtatgacttcattacccacttgccagcacacgggtatacaggaagacttacaagtaaacacagacatctacagtcaattgtcctggttaatgggagccatcaagattccaaaccaccattaatggcccacactttgcataattactaTAGGCcctcagaattatatttcatatttctagtttcagatacaagagtgatacatttatacaaataggatgaccacactcagtagattataagctttgtaatgataccttacaagagatcttttgtaGGAAGCATATTtcaattacattatattcacgctcatcagcatattttcataaaaccatatagagtgcaatgtcacagttagTACCAGGACCTGATCTGGTGCATGGCTGCAGCTCTCAACCTTCCAGTGGAAGAAGTTCAGGACCCACAGAACCAGTTCCTGGACATCCTGCAACCTTCTGGGCCTTGTTGTACTGCCCTATCTAGCCACAAAGCCATTTTACAGCCAGCTCAAGGAGTATGGCACACCCCGGCTTCCTGTGCCCGTACCCCAAAGTGGGCTGCTACTTCGTGCCATAAGGGTACGGCTTCTTGTTTACTCATCTGTCTCCCAACTTGCTCATAGTTCATTCAGCGACCGAGTGTGCCCAACAGCAACACCTTAAGGCCACCCCTCCTCATCAGGTGGCGAAGAAACTTGACCTGCAGGGACACAAGGTTGTCTCCTCCGTAAGCTTCCAGCTCTTCACTGCCAACTACCAAGCCATCTTGGTGGAGTACGACTTCCTCTCTTAATCCAAGTTGACGGAGTTCTGGGCCTTTCTCCCGACAGAGAAATTTCAGGGATTTTCAGGCCCTGTTGGTCGAGGATAAGGTAGTTGCCAAAGTGGCCTTCCAAGCCGTGGTTGACGCTGCTGACACCATATTGTGCTCTCTGGTGTCCGGGGTGGTGTTCCGCCCGGATTCCTGGCTTCAGTCCTCTGGCTTTCCCAAGCAGGTCCAGACCATCCTAGAGGACTTTCCCTTTGACAACCACAAACTCTTCAGCGATAAAATGGATAAGTCTTAACAACTCCCTGTGCCACCCTCTGGTTGCTTGGTATCTATACCCTGGCCCCAAATCGCAGACAACAGCGATCGTCCTTCCGACCCCACCCTCACACTGCCTACCAGCCCTACCCTCAACACCTGCAGACCCATGTCGCCAATGCCCACACACACAGTGACCTCGCTACTCTGCCGCTGCCACTGCCATTTCCGCCATCTCTAACTTCCCACAACATTCATCCAAGCAGTCCTTTTGACTCTTCCTCTGAGACCCACAAACCTCACTTCACTCCTCCCACAGCACCTCTGATTATTTTCAGGGGACATCTTGCCCTGTTTGCCCACAACTGGGACAAGATCACTACCAACTACTGGGTGCTGCATGTTGTTCACCAGGGGTACCCCATAGAGTTCCTCTCATTCCCTCCTTGTGGCCTGCACCATGGTGGCCGAGGGTATCCTTCCCATTGCGATCTCCCCTGAGAGGAAGTGAACACCCTCCTACATAAGGGTGCCATAGAATGTGTCCCGTGCAGCTACCATGGCCATAGTTTCAACTCCCCTATTTCCTTGTGCTGAAGAAGGGGGGTGGATCTGTGGTTGCTGAAAAAATGCATACACaagttcttcgagtgcttgtttacatccattccacattaggtgtgcgtgcACCGCGTGCATGagcatcggaaactttttcccttagcggctcccgTCGGGCCGGCGGGGCCCCCCGAATGGTGCCACTGcgccgtgcatatatacccccactggcccgaccccctccagttccttcttactgtccgTGGCGGtgttggaacaacctctctctctctctctctctctcgtagaagagtagtcccttagcctttagagtagctgttatcagtttGTTAACATACCTATTGTGGACACTTAAGTCAGTAGGTGCTTGGAGGCCTCCAGCACCCGCCCCGGGCCGCGGGGCATGTCGCAGGCCCACAGCTTCAAGGCTTGCGCCACATgccgcaaacctatgccagttagtgacccccacgaCTTATGTCTATGTTACCTGGGGGACAGACATCAAACTGAAtggtgtaggatttgcaaggcatttaagccaaggacaaggaaagtaaGAGACCTTCGTCTAAAGCAACTGTGGATGGAGGCCGCATTGCAGCCGCTGGGCCTGGCATGCCTGACGCCGGCTCAGGCTTCCTTGGTGCATAGTGCCCCGGAGCCGTTGAGAGACCTGGCACCAGCTAAGCACCGTAAACTGTCGGCCCCAGAGTGCCAGGCTAGGCCCCAGCACCTCTCGTCCTCCCTGGTGCGGCCCCCGGCGCAGCCGAAAGGAAGGCGCGGTCGTTCTCCGCACAGGAGGCCGGCGCCTCCCAAGACCCCGAGTGCTGATAAGAGCAGGAAGGTCGCTGTACTGGTGTGGACACCGGTGGTCCCAgcagcacaagccccaccgaGCCCAGACCTTAGTGAGTTCAGTGCGGACAATGGGCTCGAGGGCATAACGGATCAGCCCTCCATGTCTGGCACCTTTGAAGCTGCAAAGGACCTCATTGAGCTGTCTGCGGTGAGCCTCCTCCCATATGGGGAGAACCCTCCGGCACCCATGCCTTGGGTGCTGTCGAGGGGTAAGCTGGCAATGGTGTGCTGCTCGAAGATACCGCCCTGGCACCGCTCCCAGAGTTGGTCCCGGTTGAGTTCCAATTCCGCGGACTCTCACTTGCCAGCAGCCCAGAAGGAAATTTCGGCAATGGCAGCAGGTTGGCGCGAAGAAGCACTGGAAAGGGAACGCTGTTCTCTGGCACCACCCAGAGACTGGCACCAGGAGGAGTTGAGACGGCTCTCGCCAGAGGACTCCTGCAGATGGTCCCAGTCCAGGGAATGCCGGCACCGGTCCCGGTCCCAGTCCAGGTCCCGGTCCCCGGGATACTGGTACCGCTCCCACTCAGCCAGGAGCCACTCGTTCTCCCGCCGGCGCAGATTATTGGCACTGCCATGGCCTTCACGATCGGCGGCGCCGCTGTCCGGCACCAACTTCGGCCACTATAGCTACCCGCACTGGGCTCCAgacagcagggaccctcagggGAACTGGCAACCCCAATGGGGCCTCCAGGTCATTGACCCTTCTGGACCCCTTGGGCCTATCAGGAGCACCAAGGGGCCCCGTGCAGGGCAAGTTACTCAGTGCAGCGGTCCCGGTCCCTGCACTGACCCCAGACGGTGCCGGAGGCtacagtatccaggcctccagcatccccccagcaTAACCGGAGAGACTGGCACCGAGCCTGGTGCCGTCCCATGGACTCCTGCCCTGGCCTGAGCTGGAGGCCCCTCCCataggagaaggggagcaggagtaCCAACCATAGGGGGTCGAGCAGCAGCTAACCTCCTCGTCTTCCCCCAATGAGGCCGTGACGAGTACAGAGGTGTCCGGCCCTCTGCCGATAGaccatagagcccaccaggaaGTGCTGTGCAGGGTTGCAGGCCAAGGAGatggttgagcaggaggaccccatggtggacattttgagccccgaaGGTCCATCCAGAATAGCGCTCCCGCTCATTAAGACCATCCAGTCTATctataagactatatggcagGCCCTGGCCTCCACCGCTCCAATGGCCAAAGGAGTGGAacgtaaatactttgccccatctaagggctatgagttcctgttctgccacctGAGTCCATGCTCCCTAGTGGTCTCAGCGGTAAATGAAAGTGAGTGCCATGGACAGCAGGCCTTGGCTcctaaggccaaggaggcgaaacacctggacctttttggtagaaaggtgTACTCATCAGGGAGCCTTCAGTTGAAGATTGCGAATGAGCAGGCCATCTTCAACAGGCACAATTTAAACTCCTGGGCAGcggtggggaagtttaaggacaacctcccACAAGGTTCCCAACAGAAGTTCACAGGCCTGGTGGACGAGGacaaggcagtagccaagacctctctccaggcctccctgaATTCGGCAGACGCAGCAGTTAGAACAATTGCCTCAGGGGTTGCTATGAGGTGCTTGGCATGGCTCCAGAAGTCAGGCCTGCCactcaaggtctagaaaacactcCAGGACCTCCTCTTCGAGGGGTCTGGGCTCTTCTCGGACCAGACAGACACGAGGCTACATAGCCTCAAGGACTTGCGAGCTACGCTTAAGTCGCTGGGTGTGCAGAACAAACATCGCTTTGTTTCCTGAACTGCTTGTCCCGTTTCTCCCGTGTCTGGTCCACCATTACGTCAGACCATTGGGTACTCGCTGCAGtttgcctcccttccccctccagccccccttccGCGTCCCTCTTCAGTGACCCCTCTTCCTAGAGGAGGAAGTCCTCTCGCTGCTAGAGGTGGGGGCGGTAGAGGCGGTGCCTCACTGCCTCAggggaaaagggttctactcccggtacttcctcatccccaagacCAAAGGGGGCCTTCGCCTCATC is from Dermochelys coriacea isolate rDerCor1 chromosome 3, rDerCor1.pri.v4, whole genome shotgun sequence and encodes:
- the LOC122459345 gene encoding uncharacterized protein LOC122459345 is translated as MSGTFEAAKDLIELSAVSLLPYGENPPAPMPWVLSRGKLAMVCCSKIPPWHRSQSWSRLSSNSADSHLPAAQKEISAMAAGWREEALERERCSLAPPRDWHQEELRRLSPEDSCRWSHPGPGPRDTGTAPTQPGATRSPAGADYWHCHGLHDRRRRCPAPTSATIATRTGLQTAGTLRGTGNPNGASRSLTLLDPLGLSGAPRGPVQGKLLSAAVPVPALTPDGAGGYSIQASSIPPA